The Flavobacterium sp. 20NA77.7 genome includes the window ATTAATGGCGCTACCAATTCTTCTTATCAAGTAACACAATCAGGCACGTATACTGTAGAAGCTACAAAGGGCTCATGCATTATTACAGACACTATAGTCTTTTCTGATTTGGCAGTTTCAAATCCCATGAATTTACAAACATGCAATACGGGCGCTGCCGTTTATAGTTATGATTTAACTGTAAATAATGAGACACAATTAGGAATAGATCCTGCGACGTATGATGTTTTTTATTACGCTTCTTTAGCTGATGTTGCAGCTAATACTCCTATTGGCACACCTAATGCTTTTTCAAGTATTGGAGGGGAAATCGTTTATCTTAAAATAAAAAACGTTCAAACGGGTAACTTCTGTGACGCTGTTTATTCTTTTTTATTACTTGTAAATAATGTTGCCACTGCCACTCAGCCTGCTACAGTTAATTTATGCGATAATTCGACCACTATAAACTATACACTTAATGCTTTAGATTTAGAAGTTTTAAACGGATTACTTCAAACAAATTACACCGTATCGTATTATGCTACTCAAGCAGAAGCGACTACCGGAATGAATCCAATTACCGTTTTGACAATTTCAGCAGGAACTACAACTGCAACCGTTTATATTAGAATGCATGACAATTTAAATCCAAATTGTTTTGATACAACTTCGGTCAATTTTACAGTAAATCCGTTACCACTAGTTTCTGATTTTCCTGACCCTATTGAATGTAGTTCTTTTACCTTACCAGTTATAGAACATGGAGAATATTATTCGGGCACAGGGGGCACAGGGATCCATTATAATCCTGGCGATGTATTAACTAATGGAGGAACGTATTATATTTATTCAGGACCTGATACTTCTGGATGTACAAATGAGACTACTTTTACATTATTCTTGATAGATGAATATCAATTAGCTTTAAACAATTGTGGTACGTTTACAGTTCCTTTTCCACCATTCAATATTGGTGCTTTTTATACGGCTTCAGGTGGGCCTTCAGGCGGAGGAACATTAATTGCCCCAGGTACAGAATATGTGAACACAACACAAACAAATCAAACGCACGATCTTTATTATTACGCTGAATTAGACGGTTCTTTTTGTAGAGATGAATTGTTTACTATAAATGTTCGCCCTATTCCTTTAGTAGATGACCCTGCAGATGTTATTACTTGTGATTCTTATCAATTACCAGCGTTAGTGAATGGTTCTTATTTTTCAGGCACTGGAGGAACGGGAACACCTCTTTTTGCAGGACAATTCATTACATCTTCACAAACGGTTTATGTGTATGCAACAAATGGTTTTTGTTCAAAGGAAAATTCGTTCGAAGTAAAAATTGTAGACACTTCTCTCTACACTACTATTCATGCTTGTGGCCAATATATATTGCCCCCCATTACTTTTGGAGGTTATTTTACACAGCCATTGGGAGGCGGCATTGCAGTAAATCCTAGTATGCCTATAACAAATTCTCAAGCGATTTATTATTTTGCTACTACCACTACTTTGCCTAATTGTACAAACAATCTAAAATACGATATTATTATCCACGAACTACCTTTAGTTGATACGATTACAAGCGGCACATTTTGTGGGCAATTTATTTTACCGCCATTAACAAATGGAGTATATTTTACCTTACCTGGGGGACCATCAGTCGTTGGGCAAACCCAACTTTTTGCGGGACAAATAATTGATTTAACGGGCACACATTTAAATCCTGGCACATATTATATTTATAAGTCTCCAGACGCGAATGGATGTGCTAATCAATCTGCTTTTACTATAAATTTAAATCCCTATCCATTAACAGACGGCGTGTTAGACAGAGTCGTTTGTGTTCCTTATTCAATCCCAACACCTACTAATGGAACCATTTATACTTTGCCAGGCGGTCCAAATGGAGGAGGAAGCGCTGTGCAATCAACAGATGTTTTTTCAGAGACCAAAACATTTTATTTATACAATATTGTTCCAGCGACGGGTTGTGAGATAAATAAGCCCTTTACGGTTACTTTTGGAGGGATAAATCTTCCTAATTACCCAGATGTTTTTGTTTGTGAATCACAGAATTATATGTTGCCCGCTTTGTCACATTTGCCCCCCACACCTGTGAACTATTCAATAGGGTATTATTTTAATCCGGGCGGAGTTAACCCTGTTCCTAATGGATTTGTTTTTAATTCTCCTAATACCGACATTACTATTTATGTATATGCAAAAAATGGCGATAGAGTTATTTGTACACAAGAAGATAGTTTTGTTGTTCATGTTTCTCAAACACCATCATTACCAATGCTTGTTACCTTTAATGAATATTGTGGCAGTTATACACTACCACCTTTACCTACTGGAAACTTTACCGTTGGTTATTATACGCAATCAGGAGGAAACGGGTTAATTAATCCTTCAGATTATACATTTTCTACTCCTGGTAATTATATTATATACATGTATGCAACCGCAATTAATAATGTAAATTGTTATGACGAAAAACCAATTACATTTACTATACACCCTT containing:
- a CDS encoding T9SS type B sorting domain-containing protein, whose amino-acid sequence is MNGMKKLWIGFFLCSFSVYSQTVSVDDVSYSSSQLVSLLLGNSCVEVSNISTSSPQSVAFFTNNGSSFPINQGILIRNGIATHTQGLYSGSNLSSQINTNNDAYLQNLSNSVGQTASITDVGFLEFDFIPLSSTFSFDFLFASNEYGQYQCGFSDVFAFVLTNLSTGVSTNLAVIPGTSTPVTVKDIRDAAYNAACASSNSTFFSVYNPTNVVASTINMRGHTVVMNASSNVIPNTPYKIRLVIGDYNDSGYDSAVFLKAGSFTTTLNLGSDRIICNGDTFTLNTNLDTSFSYTWYLNGTQINGATNSSYQVTQSGTYTVEATKGSCIITDTIVFSDLAVSNPMNLQTCNTGAAVYSYDLTVNNETQLGIDPATYDVFYYASLADVAANTPIGTPNAFSSIGGEIVYLKIKNVQTGNFCDAVYSFLLLVNNVATATQPATVNLCDNSTTINYTLNALDLEVLNGLLQTNYTVSYYATQAEATTGMNPITVLTISAGTTTATVYIRMHDNLNPNCFDTTSVNFTVNPLPLVSDFPDPIECSSFTLPVIEHGEYYSGTGGTGIHYNPGDVLTNGGTYYIYSGPDTSGCTNETTFTLFLIDEYQLALNNCGTFTVPFPPFNIGAFYTASGGPSGGGTLIAPGTEYVNTTQTNQTHDLYYYAELDGSFCRDELFTINVRPIPLVDDPADVITCDSYQLPALVNGSYFSGTGGTGTPLFAGQFITSSQTVYVYATNGFCSKENSFEVKIVDTSLYTTIHACGQYILPPITFGGYFTQPLGGGIAVNPSMPITNSQAIYYFATTTTLPNCTNNLKYDIIIHELPLVDTITSGTFCGQFILPPLTNGVYFTLPGGPSVVGQTQLFAGQIIDLTGTHLNPGTYYIYKSPDANGCANQSAFTINLNPYPLTDGVLDRVVCVPYSIPTPTNGTIYTLPGGPNGGGSAVQSTDVFSETKTFYLYNIVPATGCEINKPFTVTFGGINLPNYPDVFVCESQNYMLPALSHLPPTPVNYSIGYYFNPGGVNPVPNGFVFNSPNTDITIYVYAKNGDRVICTQEDSFVVHVSQTPSLPMLVTFNEYCGSYTLPPLPTGNFTVGYYTQSGGNGLINPSDYTFSTPGNYIIYMYATAINNVNCYDEKPITFTIHPLLEIDLQDGFICVNPYTNETLQNYTVDTGLNNALFTVNWYLNGALISTGPSFTANQAGIYDVKFIKLTPESGTDCNYHDTTVTVTASSAAIASFTVSSAFEEEAYIQVNVTGGYGQYSFQLQYPDGSLGAFQSNTIFSNLESGTYYVWIRDDLAGCNSVKIGPIHIINYPLFFTPNGDSYNDFWNIWDLKYQPNATIAIFDRYGKLIKQFSPAKQSWDGTYNGKNLPSTDYWFTVEYFTDDNQKVIFKSHFTLKR